One stretch of Pieris brassicae chromosome 8, ilPieBrab1.1, whole genome shotgun sequence DNA includes these proteins:
- the LOC123713109 gene encoding actin-related protein 2/3 complex subunit 4, which produces MSATLKPYLTAVRHTLTSAMCLDHFSSQVVERYNKPEVEVGTSKELLLNPVIISRNANEKVLIESSINSIRISIMIKQADEIEKILCKKFMRFMMMRAENFIVLRRKPVDGYHISFLITNFHTEQMYKHKLVDFVIYFMEEIDKEISEMKLAVNARARICSEEFLKRF; this is translated from the coding sequence atgtcGGCCACATTAAAACCGTATTTAACGGCAGTTCGACACACGCTTACATCGGCTATGTGTTTGGatcatttttcatcacaagtCGTAGAAAGGTACAATAAACCTGAAGTTGAAGTGGGTACTAGCaaagaattattattgaacCCAGTAATTATTTCTCGAAATGCCAATGAAAAAGTGCTTATTGAGTCATCAATAAATTCTATTAGAATCAGTATAATGATCAAGCAAGCCGATGAAATAGAAaagatattatgtaaaaagtttATGCGTTTTATGATGATGAGAGCGGAAAACTTTATCGTATTACGGCGGAAACCGGTGGACGGATACCATATCAGCTTCCTTATAACCAATTTCCACACTGAACAaatgtataaacataaattggTAGACttcgtaatatattttatggaaGAAATTGATAAAGAGATAAGTGAAATGAAACTTGCTGTAAATGCCCGAGCCCGAATCTGTTCTGAAGAATTTTTGAAGAGATTCTAA